One stretch of Rathayibacter festucae DSM 15932 DNA includes these proteins:
- a CDS encoding TetR/AcrR family transcriptional regulator has translation MAGRPRGFDRDEALDTAMRRFWSDGYDETTVAVLTREIGISAPSLYAAFGDKDELFRAAASCYADTADAALARLLDAPRAWDALAAVVRSSAAGYSDPGTPSGCFVLSEPRLAERRRSMEDVIAARIERGIAEGDVPAGTDAARTAAFVVAVLTGMSTQARDGGSAERVAEIGELALAALPRP, from the coding sequence ATGGCAGGACGACCGAGGGGCTTCGACCGCGACGAGGCGCTCGACACGGCGATGCGCCGCTTCTGGAGCGACGGCTACGACGAGACGACGGTCGCCGTGCTCACCCGCGAGATCGGCATCTCGGCGCCGAGCCTCTACGCGGCCTTCGGTGACAAGGACGAGCTCTTCCGTGCCGCGGCGAGCTGCTACGCGGACACCGCCGACGCCGCCCTCGCCCGGCTCCTCGACGCGCCGAGGGCCTGGGACGCGCTGGCCGCCGTCGTCCGCTCGAGCGCCGCGGGCTACTCCGACCCGGGCACGCCCTCCGGCTGCTTCGTGCTGAGCGAGCCGCGCCTGGCCGAGCGCCGCCGTTCGATGGAGGACGTCATCGCCGCGCGGATCGAGCGGGGGATCGCCGAGGGGGATGTGCCGGCCGGCACCGACGCGGCGCGGACGGCCGCCTTCGTCGTCGCGGTGCTGACCGGGATGTCGACGCAGGCCCGCGACGGCGGCAGTGCGGAGCGCGTCGCCGAGATCGGCGAGCTCGCGCTCGCGGCGCTGCCCCGCCCGTGA
- a CDS encoding TOBE domain-containing protein, producing the protein MPQIRIRNAADYLGVSDDTVRRWIENGTLASSKDAAGRSVVEGLDLARLARQNAILPVDPSEVGRSARNRFVGIVTEVVSDTVMAQVELQCGPHRVVSLMSAEAVRELGLEPGSPAIAIVKATMVVVETPSGKA; encoded by the coding sequence ATGCCGCAGATCCGGATCAGGAACGCCGCCGACTACCTCGGCGTCAGCGACGACACCGTCCGCCGCTGGATCGAGAACGGCACCCTCGCGAGCAGCAAGGACGCCGCCGGCCGCAGCGTCGTCGAGGGGCTCGACCTCGCCCGGCTCGCCCGGCAGAACGCGATCCTCCCCGTCGACCCGAGCGAGGTGGGCCGCTCGGCGCGCAACCGCTTCGTCGGCATCGTCACCGAGGTCGTCTCGGACACCGTGATGGCCCAGGTCGAGCTGCAGTGCGGCCCGCACCGCGTCGTCTCGCTGATGTCCGCCGAGGCCGTCCGCGAGCTCGGCCTCGAGCCCGGCTCGCCCGCGATCGCCATCGTCAAGGCGACGATGGTCGTGGTGGAGACCCCGAGCGGGAAGGCGTGA
- a CDS encoding FAD binding domain-containing protein: MRTFEYQRAADVADAVRLLAASPEAKPLAGGTNLVDLMKLGVERPAALVDVSRVDFGGVEETAAGGLLIGAGVANSDLAAHPLVRRRYPALSRALLAGASGQLRNQASTGGNLLQRTRCTSFTDVSKPCNKREPGTGCSALRGVSRELAILGIATDADPGHVCIATHPGDMAVALTALDAVVRFETVDGPASLPMTDFFRLPGEHPERDTNLPAGALITAVELPPLPFAATSTYRKARDRRSYAFALGSVAAALEVTDGTVTDVRLALGAVAHAPWRARIAEDLLSGGPATVEAFTRAAAAELAAATPTEQNAFKVPLLTRLIVGVLAELAGLDEEVAA, translated from the coding sequence ATGAGGACCTTCGAGTACCAGCGGGCCGCGGACGTCGCCGACGCCGTGCGCCTGCTCGCCGCGTCCCCCGAGGCGAAGCCGCTCGCCGGCGGCACCAACCTCGTCGACCTGATGAAGCTCGGCGTCGAGCGCCCCGCCGCGCTGGTCGACGTCAGCCGCGTCGACTTCGGCGGCGTCGAGGAGACGGCCGCGGGCGGACTCCTGATCGGCGCGGGAGTCGCGAACAGCGACCTCGCCGCGCACCCGCTCGTCCGGCGCCGCTACCCGGCCCTCAGCCGCGCCCTGCTCGCCGGCGCCTCCGGCCAGCTGCGGAACCAGGCCTCGACCGGCGGGAACCTGCTGCAGCGCACGCGCTGCACCTCCTTCACCGACGTCTCGAAGCCGTGCAACAAGCGCGAGCCGGGCACCGGCTGCTCCGCGCTGAGGGGCGTCTCCCGCGAGCTCGCGATCCTCGGCATCGCCACCGACGCCGACCCCGGGCACGTCTGCATCGCCACCCATCCCGGCGACATGGCCGTCGCCCTCACCGCGCTCGACGCCGTCGTCCGCTTCGAGACCGTCGACGGTCCGGCGAGCCTGCCGATGACCGACTTCTTCCGGCTGCCCGGCGAGCACCCCGAGCGGGACACGAACCTGCCGGCCGGCGCGCTGATCACCGCCGTCGAGCTGCCGCCGCTGCCGTTCGCCGCGACCTCCACCTACCGCAAGGCCCGCGACCGCCGCTCCTACGCCTTCGCGCTCGGCTCGGTCGCCGCGGCGCTCGAGGTCACCGACGGGACCGTGACCGACGTCCGCCTCGCCCTCGGCGCGGTCGCGCACGCGCCCTGGCGCGCGCGGATCGCGGAGGACCTGCTCAGCGGCGGCCCCGCGACCGTCGAGGCGTTCACGCGTGCGGCGGCGGCGGAGCTCGCCGCCGCGACGCCGACCGAGCAGAACGCCTTCAAGGTCCCGCTGCTCACGCGGCTGATCGTCGGCGTCCTCGCCGAGCTCGCCGGACTCGACGAGGAGGTGGCGGCATGA
- a CDS encoding SDR family oxidoreductase produces MQIQDSVVLVTGANRGIGAEFVRQLTARGARTVYAAARDASTIAAAPGIVPIALDVTDQDRIAELAATLGDVSIVVNNAGIAPTVDFVTGDLDEIRRTVETNAFAPLMLARAFAGSLGRAGGGAVLNVLSVSAFVSFPGSESYSMSKAAAWSVTDGLRLALAPQGTQVLGLHMGLVDTDMASWSDAPKSSPEAIVTAALDGLERGAAEVLADDVARAVKPGLALDPSERYADVLTPQH; encoded by the coding sequence ATGCAGATCCAGGACTCCGTCGTGCTCGTGACCGGCGCCAACCGCGGCATCGGCGCCGAGTTCGTCCGGCAGCTGACGGCGCGCGGCGCCCGCACCGTCTACGCCGCGGCGCGCGACGCCTCGACGATCGCCGCCGCGCCGGGCATCGTGCCGATCGCGCTCGACGTGACCGATCAGGACCGCATCGCCGAGCTCGCGGCGACCCTCGGCGACGTGTCGATCGTCGTCAACAACGCCGGCATCGCCCCCACCGTCGACTTCGTCACCGGCGACCTCGACGAGATCCGCCGCACCGTCGAGACCAACGCCTTCGCGCCGCTGATGCTCGCGCGCGCCTTCGCCGGGAGCCTCGGCCGGGCCGGCGGCGGCGCCGTGCTGAACGTGCTCTCCGTGTCCGCCTTCGTCTCGTTCCCGGGCTCGGAGTCGTACTCGATGTCCAAGGCCGCGGCCTGGAGCGTCACCGACGGCCTGCGCCTGGCCCTCGCCCCACAGGGAACCCAGGTGCTCGGCCTGCACATGGGCCTCGTCGACACCGACATGGCCTCGTGGTCGGACGCTCCGAAGTCGAGCCCCGAGGCGATCGTGACGGCCGCCCTCGACGGCCTCGAGCGCGGCGCCGCCGAGGTCCTCGCGGACGATGTCGCCCGCGCGGTCAAGCCCGGCCTCGCCCTCGACCCGAGCGAGCGCTACGCGGACGTGCTGACGCCGCAGCACTGA
- a CDS encoding SDR family NAD(P)-dependent oxidoreductase, translating into MTETTASLPTDLPADDRLAGRTALVTGSSSGLGEAIAHRLASSGAHVLVHGRDRARTEAVAQAITATGGTASVLVADLGGTPDATRAVAAEALRLLGGRIDVLINNAGVFPVGPTAELSDADVDALLVTNIRVPHQLVGAIAPTMAERGSGVIINITSWMARVGTLGTALYPATKAALDHLTRAWAAEYGADGVRVVAVAPGATLTPGNEHASAILDAMTAPTPAGRPGRPDEIAQAVRWLATDEASYVHGTTLLVDGGIVGARR; encoded by the coding sequence ATGACCGAAACCACAGCCTCCCTCCCCACCGATCTCCCCGCCGACGACCGGCTCGCCGGCCGCACCGCCCTCGTCACCGGCTCCTCCAGCGGGCTCGGCGAGGCCATCGCCCACCGGCTCGCCTCCTCCGGCGCGCACGTCCTCGTGCACGGCCGCGACCGCGCGCGCACCGAGGCGGTCGCGCAGGCGATCACCGCGACCGGCGGCACCGCCTCCGTGCTCGTCGCCGACCTCGGAGGCACGCCCGACGCTACCCGCGCCGTCGCCGCCGAGGCGCTGCGCCTGCTCGGCGGCCGGATCGACGTGCTCATCAACAACGCCGGCGTGTTCCCCGTCGGCCCGACCGCCGAGCTGAGCGACGCCGACGTCGACGCGCTGCTCGTCACCAACATCCGGGTCCCGCACCAGCTCGTCGGAGCGATCGCGCCGACGATGGCCGAGCGCGGCTCCGGCGTGATCATCAACATCACCTCGTGGATGGCGCGCGTCGGCACCCTCGGCACCGCCCTCTACCCGGCGACCAAGGCGGCGCTTGACCACCTGACCCGCGCCTGGGCGGCCGAGTACGGCGCGGACGGCGTGCGCGTCGTCGCGGTCGCCCCCGGCGCGACGCTCACCCCCGGCAACGAGCACGCCTCGGCGATCCTCGACGCGATGACCGCCCCGACCCCCGCCGGCCGGCCCGGCCGCCCGGACGAGATCGCCCAGGCCGTGCGCTGGCTCGCGACCGACGAGGCGTCCTACGTGCACGGCACGACCCTGCTGGTCGACGGCGGCATCGTCGGCGCGCGGCGCTGA
- a CDS encoding ABC transporter permease, translating to MTRSPVTRSPVTRRPVTLSAGVPRWVVAVAVVGGAFVLLPLVGVLTRVDWAGFVPLITSDSSIAALLLSLRTAAAATALCVVIGVPMALTLARTFFPGQGLVRALVLLPLVLPPVVGGIALLYTFGRLGLLGGALEALGIRIAFSTTAVILAQTFVALPFLVLSLEGALRSAGDRYESVAATLGARPSIVLRRVTLPLILPGLLSGAILSFARALGEFGATLTFAGSLQGVTRTLPLEIYLQRETDPDAAVALSLVLVVVAVLVIGLAHRRPRAARAEVRP from the coding sequence GTGACCCGCTCGCCCGTGACCCGCTCGCCCGTGACCCGCCGGCCGGTGACGCTCTCCGCCGGAGTTCCCCGCTGGGTCGTCGCCGTCGCGGTCGTCGGCGGCGCCTTCGTCCTGCTGCCGCTGGTCGGCGTCCTCACCCGCGTCGACTGGGCCGGCTTCGTCCCGCTGATCACCTCGGACTCCTCGATCGCGGCGCTCCTGCTGAGCCTGCGCACCGCCGCCGCCGCCACCGCACTCTGCGTCGTGATCGGCGTGCCGATGGCGCTCACCCTCGCGCGCACCTTCTTCCCCGGCCAGGGCCTGGTGCGCGCCCTCGTGCTGCTCCCGCTCGTGCTGCCCCCGGTGGTCGGCGGCATCGCCCTGCTCTACACCTTCGGCCGGCTCGGCCTGCTCGGCGGCGCCCTCGAGGCGCTCGGGATCCGGATCGCGTTCTCCACCACCGCGGTGATCCTCGCGCAGACCTTCGTGGCCCTGCCGTTCCTCGTGCTCAGCCTCGAGGGGGCGCTCCGCTCGGCCGGCGACCGCTACGAGAGCGTCGCCGCGACCCTCGGCGCCCGGCCCTCGATCGTGCTGCGCCGGGTCACCCTGCCCCTGATCCTGCCCGGGCTGCTCTCCGGCGCGATCCTCTCCTTCGCCCGCGCGCTCGGCGAGTTCGGCGCGACGCTGACCTTCGCGGGCAGCCTGCAGGGCGTCACCCGCACCCTCCCGCTCGAGATCTACCTGCAGCGCGAGACCGACCCGGACGCCGCGGTCGCCCTCTCGCTGGTGCTGGTGGTCGTCGCGGTCCTCGTGATCGGGCTGGCGCACCGCCGGCCCCGCGCCGCCCGAGCGGAGGTGCGCCCGTGA
- a CDS encoding toxin-antitoxin system YwqK family antitoxin: protein MTEPDPQEVLHRDGSLRARGATLDGELHGYWEWFRLDGTRLRSGSFDRGRQVGVWTTYDRTGAPHRETRFGD, encoded by the coding sequence ATGACCGAGCCGGACCCGCAGGAGGTCCTGCACCGCGACGGCAGCCTCCGCGCTCGCGGCGCCACGCTCGACGGCGAGCTCCACGGGTACTGGGAGTGGTTCCGCCTGGACGGCACCCGGCTGCGGAGCGGGTCGTTCGATCGCGGGCGCCAGGTCGGAGTCTGGACCACCTACGACCGCACCGGCGCTCCGCACAGGGAGACCCGCTTCGGCGACTGA
- a CDS encoding TetR/AcrR family transcriptional regulator: MTDHGGTGSAVPRVGRPRRDSQALLDAAAAVFVESGVDAPVREIATRAGVGTGTIYRHFPTRADLVVAVYRHQVEACAEAGPRLLAESDSPEAALREWLALFVDFLVTKHGLPDALQGDGAGSDALHAFFVDRLVPVCATLLEAAIAPDAPPVEAYGLLRGIGNLCIGGAGDPRYDTDALVQLLVTGVLARGGT; this comes from the coding sequence GTGACGGATCATGGCGGCACCGGCTCGGCGGTGCCCCGCGTCGGCCGACCCCGGCGCGACTCGCAGGCGCTCCTCGACGCGGCCGCCGCGGTCTTCGTCGAGTCCGGCGTCGATGCCCCGGTCCGCGAGATCGCGACGCGCGCCGGCGTGGGCACGGGCACGATCTACCGACACTTCCCCACCCGGGCGGATCTCGTGGTCGCCGTCTACCGGCACCAGGTCGAGGCCTGCGCCGAGGCCGGGCCGCGACTCCTCGCCGAGAGCGACTCACCCGAGGCGGCGCTGCGCGAGTGGCTGGCGCTGTTCGTCGACTTCCTGGTCACCAAGCACGGGCTGCCGGATGCGCTGCAGGGCGACGGCGCCGGCTCGGACGCCCTGCACGCCTTCTTCGTCGACCGGCTGGTGCCGGTCTGCGCGACGCTGCTCGAGGCGGCGATCGCGCCGGACGCCCCGCCCGTCGAGGCGTACGGCCTGCTGCGCGGCATCGGCAATCTCTGCATCGGCGGCGCGGGCGATCCGCGCTACGACACGGACGCCCTCGTGCAGCTGCTCGTCACCGGTGTCCTGGCGCGCGGCGGAACCTGA
- a CDS encoding AraC family transcriptional regulator codes for MTAAPGTARQHLAAAADLARRHLEHPERAAALNLRLHRVTAPTSLVYTRFPPTLSLVLSGRKRSIVGDSDEQWGAGRFLITPVDLPVIAAVVETGEQGDFVSANWHLDPVLVAEVAGLVAHRPTAAIPERIGTITPELADALHRLFRLLDAPEEIPVLGPAVSRELVLRLLQSDQAPRLLSASSAVRSAAVTRAVDAMTGALAHGWTLDALAAEASTSVPTLTRRFRELTGMSPLGYLRRLRLGEARRLLLVRGETAAGAAAAVGYASASHFGRDYRRAYETTPAADAALHPGRLVQVD; via the coding sequence GTGACCGCCGCGCCAGGGACTGCCCGGCAGCACCTCGCCGCCGCCGCCGATCTCGCCCGCCGGCACCTGGAGCACCCGGAGCGCGCCGCCGCGCTGAACCTGCGGCTGCATCGGGTCACGGCGCCGACCTCGCTGGTCTACACGCGCTTCCCGCCGACGCTGAGCCTCGTGCTCTCCGGCCGCAAGCGCTCGATCGTGGGCGACTCGGACGAGCAGTGGGGCGCCGGCCGCTTCCTGATCACGCCGGTCGACCTGCCGGTGATCGCCGCCGTGGTCGAGACCGGCGAGCAGGGCGACTTCGTCTCGGCCAACTGGCACCTCGATCCGGTGCTGGTCGCCGAGGTCGCCGGGCTGGTCGCGCACCGGCCTACCGCGGCGATCCCGGAGCGGATCGGCACGATCACCCCGGAGCTCGCCGACGCGCTGCACCGCCTGTTCCGGCTCCTGGACGCGCCGGAGGAGATCCCGGTGCTCGGGCCGGCGGTGTCGCGCGAGCTGGTGCTCCGGCTGCTGCAGAGCGACCAGGCGCCGCGCCTGCTGTCGGCGTCGTCCGCCGTCCGCTCGGCCGCGGTGACCCGGGCGGTCGACGCGATGACCGGCGCGCTCGCGCACGGCTGGACGCTCGACGCGCTGGCCGCCGAGGCGAGCACGAGTGTGCCGACGCTCACCCGGCGGTTCCGCGAGCTGACCGGGATGTCGCCGCTCGGCTACCTGCGCCGGCTGCGGCTGGGCGAGGCGCGGCGACTCCTGCTGGTGCGCGGCGAGACGGCCGCGGGGGCGGCGGCGGCCGTCGGCTACGCCAGCGCGTCGCACTTCGGCCGCGACTACCGCCGCGCCTATGAGACGACCCCCGCCGCCGACGCCGCGCTGCACCCGGGCCGGCTGGTGCAGGTCGACTGA
- a CDS encoding 2Fe-2S iron-sulfur cluster-binding protein, whose translation MAQRSETRSVPSTAIDVTVNGESRAVDVDNRTTLLDLLRERLDLTGSKKGCDHGQCGACTVLLDGRRTNSCLVLAVSVDGREVTTIEGLADGDDLHPVQRAFLERDAYQCGYCTPGQICSVVGMLAEARAGMPSHVTAELSTDDDVVLDDEEVRERMSGNLCRCGAYANIVPAVHDAAEHPSETETAR comes from the coding sequence ATGGCGCAGCGCAGCGAGACCAGGTCCGTGCCGTCGACCGCGATCGACGTCACCGTGAACGGCGAGTCGAGAGCGGTCGACGTCGACAACCGCACCACCCTCCTCGATCTGCTCCGGGAGCGGCTCGACCTCACCGGCTCGAAGAAGGGCTGCGATCACGGCCAGTGCGGCGCCTGCACCGTGCTGCTCGACGGGCGCCGGACCAACAGCTGCCTCGTGCTGGCGGTGTCGGTCGACGGCCGCGAGGTCACCACGATCGAGGGCCTGGCCGACGGCGACGACCTGCATCCGGTGCAACGGGCGTTCCTCGAGCGCGACGCCTACCAGTGCGGCTACTGCACGCCGGGGCAGATCTGCTCGGTGGTCGGGATGCTCGCCGAGGCGCGCGCGGGCATGCCCAGCCACGTCACCGCCGAGCTGAGCACCGACGACGACGTCGTCCTCGACGACGAGGAGGTGCGCGAGCGGATGAGCGGCAACCTCTGCCGCTGCGGCGCCTACGCCAACATCGTGCCCGCCGTCCACGACGCGGCGGAGCACCCGAGCGAGACGGAGACCGCGCGATGA
- a CDS encoding HNH endonuclease translates to MSEDENAAALAEVRDCFTDAAATERAASPTRLRAAERMHRGYRVALTVPESFARGASRSETRDLVERSIRAELAVTLGVSEREVCRRLETAQMLMEHLPLTRALLRDARILWEIGEAICRTASSLPEASRASVDERAADAALTMTTTQLRRALTRWREELHEQPLAERHARAKEDRAVWVTPDVDGMATLCVHAPAPAVTGAYDRLRRIARTLRDDGDPRTLQQLSADAAVDLLCDGDIAGTTPDPEHRPDPTFVPGVRAEVRLTLAASTAVGLDDAPADLDGYGPVPAEIARELIATGASFTRVLTDPETGAVVSVGRTYRVPPPQMRLHLQLRDQTCRFAGCTRPAATSEADHTLEWRNGGETSLENLVSLCTSHHHIRHGEQWTYVRHDDGMIVWTSPTGRRISNRPPPLPGRPPEPPPKPRFVDVPAPF, encoded by the coding sequence ATGTCAGAAGATGAGAATGCGGCAGCACTCGCGGAGGTGCGTGACTGCTTCACCGACGCCGCGGCCACCGAGCGCGCCGCATCCCCGACGCGCTTGAGAGCCGCGGAACGCATGCACCGCGGCTACCGCGTCGCGCTCACCGTCCCGGAGTCCTTCGCCCGCGGCGCCTCTCGGAGCGAGACGCGCGACCTCGTCGAGCGCTCCATCCGCGCCGAACTCGCGGTCACGCTCGGCGTCTCCGAGCGAGAGGTCTGCCGACGCCTCGAAACAGCGCAGATGCTGATGGAGCACCTCCCCCTCACCCGCGCCCTACTCCGCGACGCACGAATCCTCTGGGAGATCGGCGAGGCGATCTGCAGAACCGCGAGCAGCCTCCCCGAGGCCTCCCGCGCGTCCGTCGACGAGCGCGCCGCCGACGCCGCGCTCACGATGACGACCACGCAGCTGCGCCGCGCCCTGACCCGCTGGCGGGAGGAGCTGCACGAGCAGCCCCTCGCCGAGCGGCACGCCCGCGCGAAGGAGGACCGCGCCGTCTGGGTCACCCCGGACGTCGACGGCATGGCGACGCTCTGCGTCCACGCTCCCGCGCCAGCGGTGACGGGCGCGTACGACCGGTTGCGCCGCATCGCCCGCACCCTCCGCGACGACGGCGATCCGCGCACCCTCCAGCAGCTCAGCGCCGACGCGGCCGTCGATCTCCTCTGCGACGGCGACATCGCGGGAACGACCCCGGACCCCGAGCACCGGCCCGACCCGACCTTCGTCCCAGGAGTGCGGGCCGAGGTCCGGCTGACCCTCGCCGCCTCCACCGCCGTGGGTCTCGACGACGCTCCCGCGGACCTCGACGGCTACGGCCCCGTGCCCGCCGAGATCGCCCGCGAACTGATCGCCACGGGCGCCTCGTTCACCCGCGTCCTGACCGATCCGGAGACCGGCGCGGTCGTCTCCGTGGGCCGCACCTACCGCGTCCCGCCACCGCAGATGCGCCTGCACCTCCAGCTGCGGGACCAGACCTGCCGCTTCGCCGGCTGCACCCGGCCCGCCGCCACCAGCGAGGCGGACCACACCCTCGAGTGGCGCAACGGCGGCGAGACCTCGCTCGAGAACCTCGTCTCGCTCTGCACCTCGCACCACCACATCCGGCACGGCGAACAGTGGACGTACGTCAGACACGACGACGGAATGATCGTCTGGACGAGCCCGACCGGTCGGCGGATCAGCAACCGCCCGCCGCCGCTCCCCGGTCGACCGCCCGAGCCGCCGCCGAAGCCCCGCTTCGTCGACGTCCCCGCGCCGTTCTGA
- a CDS encoding NAD(P)H-dependent oxidoreductase — translation MTALIVAAHPDQDSLTLALARRLAEELQPAELADLAAEGFDPRFSAADRHSYRVAGEYPADVASEQRRLDAAEHLVLVFPVYWWSMPGLLKGWIDRVFVNGWAFEIDPADGMRRKLGGLTVHLLPIAGDSAGVYDRHGYEQSLRTQIEHGVVDYCGAVRGTTAFVHDSEQEDAAARAASVDRAVAAVVAAVRGQTAVPAE, via the coding sequence ATGACCGCGCTCATCGTCGCCGCCCACCCCGATCAGGACTCGCTCACCCTCGCTCTGGCCCGACGGCTCGCAGAGGAGCTGCAGCCGGCCGAGCTCGCGGATCTCGCCGCGGAGGGCTTCGACCCGCGGTTCAGTGCGGCCGACCGGCACAGCTACCGCGTCGCGGGCGAGTACCCGGCCGACGTCGCGAGCGAGCAGCGCCGGCTCGACGCCGCCGAGCACCTCGTGCTGGTCTTCCCCGTCTACTGGTGGTCGATGCCCGGGCTGCTGAAGGGCTGGATCGACCGCGTCTTCGTCAACGGCTGGGCCTTCGAGATCGACCCGGCCGACGGGATGCGCCGGAAGCTCGGCGGGCTCACCGTCCACCTACTGCCGATCGCCGGCGACAGCGCCGGAGTGTACGACCGGCACGGCTACGAGCAGTCCCTGCGCACCCAGATCGAGCACGGCGTCGTCGACTACTGCGGCGCGGTCCGCGGCACGACGGCCTTCGTCCACGACTCCGAGCAGGAGGACGCCGCCGCCCGCGCGGCGAGCGTCGACCGCGCGGTCGCGGCCGTCGTCGCCGCGGTCCGCGGGCAGACGGCCGTGCCTGCCGAGTAG
- the modA gene encoding molybdate ABC transporter substrate-binding protein, with the protein MPLPRTAAAALAAASAVLVLAGCSASATPAATGSPGALSGSITVYAAASLKGTFTEIATAFEAKNPGTAVELTFAGSSDLVTQITNGAPADVFASADEKNMAKLTDADLVAGDPVDFATNTLEIAVPPANPARIASFADLAREGVKTVVCAAQVPCGAATVTLETATGVDLQPVSEESSVTDVLGKVTSGEADAGLIYVTDVAAAGDAVTGIAFPESSQAVNTYPIAPVAGSANPDLAAAFTAYVAGDEGRRVLAAAGFGAPETGAP; encoded by the coding sequence ATGCCACTCCCCCGCACCGCCGCCGCGGCCCTCGCCGCCGCGTCCGCGGTCCTCGTTCTGGCGGGCTGCTCCGCCTCCGCGACGCCCGCCGCGACCGGCTCCCCGGGCGCGCTCTCCGGCTCGATCACCGTCTACGCCGCCGCGTCGCTGAAGGGCACCTTCACCGAGATCGCGACGGCCTTCGAGGCCAAGAACCCGGGCACCGCCGTCGAGCTCACCTTCGCCGGCTCGTCCGACCTGGTGACCCAGATCACCAACGGCGCCCCCGCCGACGTGTTCGCCTCGGCCGACGAGAAGAACATGGCGAAGCTCACCGACGCCGACCTCGTCGCCGGTGACCCCGTCGACTTCGCGACCAACACCCTCGAGATCGCCGTCCCGCCGGCCAACCCCGCGCGGATCGCCTCGTTCGCCGACCTCGCCCGCGAGGGCGTGAAGACGGTCGTCTGCGCGGCCCAGGTCCCGTGCGGCGCGGCGACGGTCACCCTGGAGACCGCGACCGGCGTCGACCTCCAGCCGGTCAGCGAGGAGTCGTCGGTCACCGACGTCCTCGGCAAGGTCACCTCGGGCGAGGCCGACGCCGGCCTGATCTACGTCACCGACGTAGCCGCCGCCGGCGACGCGGTGACCGGGATCGCGTTCCCCGAGTCGTCGCAGGCCGTGAACACCTACCCGATCGCCCCGGTCGCCGGCTCCGCGAACCCGGACCTCGCGGCCGCCTTCACCGCCTACGTGGCCGGCGACGAGGGCCGCCGTGTCCTCGCCGCTGCCGGATTCGGGGCCCCCGAGACAGGAGCACCCTGA
- a CDS encoding sulfate/molybdate ABC transporter ATP-binding protein, with protein sequence MTLDIDARLHARGVDVALRVETGTTTAVLGPNGAGKSTLVGLLAGLLRADDGRAVLAGATLFDSARRVHLPPHRRSVALLAQDPLLFPHLSVLDNVAFGPRSTGAGRSAAAETARTWLEAVDAVDLADRRPAQLSGGQAQRVALARALAPSPELLLLDEPMAALDVAVAPLLRRMLRRVLPGRTTILITHDVLDAYTLADRVVVLHGGRVIEDGPTHEVLERPQSPFTAELAALNLLTGTATGTGLRTDDGVELRAAGSVAAGARVAAAFRPASVTVAPALPGAPAASRVRARIRDLERRGDLVRVRAAGIAADLSPAQLAALGAGIDDEVDFVIDPEAVALYPARVSAGGG encoded by the coding sequence GTGACGCTCGACATCGACGCGCGGCTGCACGCCCGCGGCGTCGACGTCGCGCTGCGGGTCGAGACCGGGACGACCACGGCCGTCCTCGGCCCGAACGGCGCCGGCAAGTCCACGCTCGTCGGGCTGCTCGCCGGCCTGCTCCGCGCCGACGACGGACGCGCGGTCCTGGCCGGAGCGACCCTGTTCGACTCCGCCCGCCGCGTGCACCTGCCGCCGCACCGCCGCAGCGTCGCGCTGCTCGCCCAGGACCCGCTGCTCTTCCCGCACCTCAGCGTGCTCGACAACGTCGCCTTCGGCCCGCGCAGCACCGGCGCCGGCCGCTCCGCAGCGGCCGAGACGGCGCGCACCTGGCTCGAGGCCGTCGACGCCGTCGACCTCGCCGACCGCCGCCCAGCACAGCTCTCGGGCGGGCAGGCGCAGCGGGTGGCCCTCGCCCGGGCGCTCGCCCCGAGTCCGGAGCTGCTGCTGCTCGACGAGCCGATGGCGGCGCTGGACGTCGCGGTCGCCCCGCTGCTGCGGCGGATGCTGCGCCGCGTCCTGCCCGGGCGGACCACGATCCTGATCACCCACGACGTGCTCGACGCCTACACGCTCGCCGACCGCGTCGTGGTGCTGCACGGCGGGCGGGTGATCGAGGACGGCCCCACCCACGAGGTGCTGGAGCGGCCGCAGAGCCCCTTCACCGCTGAGCTGGCCGCGCTCAATCTGCTGACGGGCACGGCGACAGGCACCGGGCTGCGGACCGACGACGGCGTCGAGCTGCGGGCGGCGGGCTCCGTCGCCGCGGGCGCGCGGGTCGCGGCCGCGTTCCGGCCCGCCTCCGTGACGGTCGCGCCGGCCCTGCCGGGGGCGCCGGCCGCCAGCCGGGTCCGCGCCCGCATCCGCGACCTCGAGCGCCGCGGCGACCTCGTGCGGGTGCGCGCCGCCGGCATCGCGGCCGACCTCTCCCCCGCGCAGCTCGCCGCCCTCGGCGCGGGGATCGACGACGAGGTCGACTTCGTGATCGATCCGGAGGCGGTCGCGCTCTACCCAGCGCGCGTATCGGCGGGCGGAGGGTAG